The following are encoded in a window of Vigna unguiculata cultivar IT97K-499-35 chromosome 8, ASM411807v1, whole genome shotgun sequence genomic DNA:
- the LOC114195006 gene encoding uncharacterized protein LOC114195006, translating to MATPGFGLPEAYMARKLFMEKRKKCAREDEEKSTQMKISTIKGASEGKTASGCFSWRGLPHAHLLLFLHQNDKYPSADDIDKVISAEIPCPIGNPKLYECVKDHMIHGPCGVVNKSLPCMKNGKCSRFYPKKFQSSTTISEDGFPQYRRRDNEVCVVKNHVSLDNRSVVPYNPKLLLKYEGHINVEWCNKSTSIKYLFKYINKGYDRITAAIVNNTNATHLHHQSGDEIKQYLDCRYISPSEACWRIFSFPIHGRNPAVERLFFHLPGEQSVYFKDDEFIDEVIGKATVAESMFTSWMECNKKYELARTLTYPEIVSKFVYVKKDRCWKPKKIGNTIGRLIWVPPSTGELYYLRRMLTVVKGPLCYEDIRTVDNILYSTFREACETLGFLADDKEYVEAITEAKDWGSGNYLRKLFVTMLLSNSVNKPLDLWEKTWKWLSDDILYRERIKARNPELQLSLHILRNLTLFHIEEILQTNRRSLKQFPTMPYPDGFIIAQCGNILVYSELDYNPVTEANLFQQNYDRMTGEQKDIFQKVTEAVIKNVRGMFFLYGYGGTGKTFMWRTISSTLRSKRKIVLTVASSGIASLLLPGGRTSHSKFRIPIPTMENSICNIEQGSEAAELLKLADLIIWDEAPMAHKFCFETLDRTLNDIMKDKMKPNLVFGGKVVVFGGDFRQILPVIPRGTRSNIVHATINASYLWQHCQVLTLTKNMRLLQPGLQSTSTCEIQQFSDWIVKLGDGILCEPNDGVVDIEIPPEFLISNFNDLIKAIVLSTYLDLLENYRNDNFLQSRAILASRIETVEEINKYILSLIPGQEQEYLSADTIDKTDNPINDEYDVLTPEFLNSLTTSGLPSHQITLKIGAPIMLLRNLDQSEGLCNGTRLIITRLQKHVIAAKILSGNRKGNEVYIPHRADMRTNVKLHVHYLMTLKFTVSDTKKRMIPDKRNNCSIV from the exons ATGGCAACTCCTGGGTTTGGTCTCCCTGAAGCATACATGGCGAGAAAATTGTTCAtggaaaagaggaaaaaatgtGCACGAGAAGACGAAGAGAAAAGCACCCAAATGAAGATTTCTACAATCAAAGGAGCTTCTGAAGGTAAAACTGCAAGTGGGTGTTTCTCGTGG CGTGGTCTACCTCATGCTCATCTGCTTCTCTTTTTGCACCAAAATGACAAATATCCAAGCGCTGATgatattgataaagtaatatCAGCTGAAATTCCATGCCCAATTGGAAATCCTAAACTATATGAATGTGTGAAGGATCATATGATTCATGGTCCTTGTGGAGTAGTAAATAAATCCCTtccttgcatgaagaatggtaAATGCTCACGGTTTTATCCTAAAAAATTTCAGAGTAGTACAACTATTTCAGAAGATGGATTTCCACAATATCGAAGAAGAGACAATGAAGTCTGCGTGGTCAAGAATCATGTTTCTTTAGACAATCGATCTGTGGTTCCATATAATCCTAAATTGTTACTTAAATATGAAGGTCAtatcaatgttgaatggtgcaACAAAAGTACTTCAATTAAGTACTTATTCAAATACATCAACAAGGGTTATGACAGAATTACAGCGGCTATAGTTAATAATACCAATGCAACTCATCTTCATCACCAGTCAGGAGatgaaattaaacaatatcTTGATTGTAGATACATATCACCATCTGAGGCATGTtggagaatattttcatttcctaTTCATGGCAGGAATCCAGCTGTTGAACGTTTATTTTTCCATCTTCCCGGAGAACAATCAGTGTACTTTAAAGACGACGAGTTTATTGATGAAGTCATAGGAAAAGCAACTGTAGCAGAATCAATGTTTACAAGTTGGATGGAATGTAATAAAAAGTATGAATTGGCAAGAACTTTGACATACCCAGAGATTGTGTCAAAATTTGTCTATGTCAAGAAAGACAGATGTTGGAAACCCAAGAAAATAGGAAACACAATTGGAAGACTTATTTGGGTTCCACCATCAACAGGTGAATTATACTATCTAAGGAGGATGCTCACTGttgtcaaaggtcctttatgTTATGAAGATATCAGAACGGtggataatatattatattcaacCTTTAGAGAAGCATGTGAAACCTTGGGATTTTTGGCAGATGATAAGGAATATGTAGAAGCAATCACAGAAGCCAAAGATTGGGGCAGTGGAAATTATCTAAGGAAACTTTTCGTGACAATGCTATTGTCCAATAGTGTCAACAAACCACTAGATCTATGGGAAAAAACTTGGAAATGGCTATCTGATGACATATTATATAGGGAAAGAATAAAAGCTAGGAATCCAG AACTGCAATTATCACTTCATATATTGCGAAACTTGACGTTATTCCATATTGAAGAGATACTACAAACTAATAGAAGAAGCCTAAAACAATTCCCAACAATGCCATATCCAGATGGTTTTATTATAGCTCAATGTGGGAACATATTGGTGTACTCAGAACTTGACTACAATCCTGTCACCGAAGCAAATCTATTTCAGCAAAATTATGATCGGATGACAG GGGAACAAAAGGACATATTTCAAAAAGTTACTGAAGCTGTTATTAAAAATGTGAGAGGAATGTTCTTTCTTTATGGCTATGGGGGTACAGGAAAGACTTTCATGTGGAGAACTATTTCTTCAACATTGAGATCTAAGAGAAAAATTGTATTAACTGTTGCATCAAGTGGTATAGCATCTTTGTTGTTGCCAGGAGGAAGGACATCACATTCAAAGTTCAGAATTCCAATTCCAACCATGGAAAACTCAATTTGTAACATAGAGCAGGGTTCTGAAGCTGCTGAGCTACTAAAATTAGCTGACCTCATTAtttgggatgaagcaccaatggCACACAAATTTTGTTTCGAAACTCTAGACAGGACCTTAAATGACATAATGAAAGACAAAATGAAACCAAATTTAGTATTTGGAGGAAAGGTAGTAGTTTTTGGAGGTGATTTCAGACAGATATTACCTGTCATTCCTAGAGGAACTAGATCAAACATTGTACATGCAACAATCAATGCTTCATACCTATGGCAGCATTGTCAAGTTTTGACATTGACAAAGAACATGAGACTTCTACAACCAGGTTTACAAAGCACTTCAACATGCGAAATTCAGCAATTCTCCGATTGGATTGTAAAACTAGGTGATGGTATCTTGTGCGAACCCAATGATGGTGTTGTGGATATCGAAATACCTCCAGAATTTTTGATCTCTAATTTTAACGATCTAATTAAAGCTATTGTGTTAAGCACATATCTTGATCTATTGGAGAATTATAGAAATGATAATTTCCTGCAGAGCAGAGCTATACTGGCCAGTAGAATAGAAACAGTAGAAGAAATCAACAAATACATATTATCTTTAATTCCAG GACAAGAACAAGAATACCTAAGTGCAGATACAATTGATAAGACAGATAATCCAATAAACGATGAATATGATGTTCTTACTCCAGAATTCCTCAATTCATTAACTACATCAGGCTTACCAAGTCATCAAATAACCCTCAAAATCGGAGCTCCTATAATGTTGCTAAGAAACTTGGATCAATCAGAGGGGTTGTGCAACGGAACCAGATTAATTATTACAAGGTTGCAAAAACATGTAATAGCAGCAAAGATTCTTAGTGGAAACAGAAAGGGTAACGAAGTTTACATTCCAC ACAGAGCAGATATGAGAACTAATGTGAAACTCCATGTCCATTATCTAATGACTTTGAAGTTTACAGTTTCAGATACAAAAAAAAGGATGATACCTGATAAAAGGAACAACTGCAGCATTGTATGA